The sequence TAAAAAATCTAATTTTGTGCGCCCTTCTATGAGAAAAAATATTACTGATTTTATAGAAATATGATAAGCCATGTTACTAGATTTATAAATTTAAACGATAGGGACTTTGTGATTCATCCAAAGCCTCAAGACGACGAATTACTATCGTCATGGCTAGTAAGAGTAGCTCTAGCAAACGATGCAGCAGCTACATCTTTTACTAACATGCATTTTAGAGAATATGCAAGAAATATTATCTGGCAAAGGGATTTGGATATATGGTGTCCTCAAGATCTTATGAAGCGACTCTCGGAAAAAAGTCATTTATCAAAGGAGCAAATTCTAGATATGACATTAAAAAGCTATGAAGGAAAACTACAAGAACATATTAATGGTAGAACCAGAACTCGCTTTGTACAGCCCCTTGGGAACTATTGCCATATAAAAAGAAATGGCGGATTAAGATTTTGTCCCAAATGCCTAAAGGAGGATATAGTACCCTACTTTAGAAAGACATGGAGACTTTCTTTTTATACAGCATGTATCAAGCACGACTGTTTTCTGCACAGCAGATGTCCTACATGTGGCTCTCCACTAGTAATTTATAAGCATTACAACGAAAGAGACTTTACTTTTTGCTATAAATGTGGCACCGATCTTAAAACGGCACCTGCTCATACTATAAATAAACTTTCTTACGGGCTTAAAGCAGTAGAATGTTTGCTACAAATACTAAGTGAGGGCTACGGTATAAAATTCGGAAAAAAAGTAGCGTCAATCGATTTTTTTCATTTTTTAAAACAGATTAATAAAATGATTTATTTATGGAGAAAAACAGATGGCGTATTTGAGCACGAAATATTAGGAGATGTCATAAAATTTAATACTACAACTAAAAATAAATGCTATGAGGACTTTATAACCATAGAAGAACAGTATCTACTGTATTCCGGCTCTTGTTTTTTGATTCAATCAGATTCAAATTTTAAAGATTTTATTCAAAATAATCACATATTGCAGTGTCATATATATAAAGATTTTAGATAAAAATAGGTATTTGAATATAAAGATATAATTACCATTAAACCTATTTAAAAGGCCACAGTAATCCGCCCCCTGCTTAATATTAACTTCTTTGCATAGATATTTAATTATTATTCCACATCAAGTTTATTTAAAAATTATTGCACTACAATTCTTTTTGATATTTTGATATAAAAAATCATAATTATATCTAAAAGGATTTCTAATGAGATTAGCTATCAGTCTGACTGCGGCTACGATGGTACTATTTGCAAACGGTGCAAATCCCGACGTTATAAAGCCGATAAAGGATTTTACGCCTCCGCCGCCTTATACGCCAAACATCGCTCAAAGCGCGTTTCCCGAAAATCAATTCAACCGCGTGCCAAGGGATGATTATTTTTTTGTGACGGATTTGCTCGATAATTCGATGGACAAATTTCACGTCGCGGGCGGATTTTACGGCAGGACGTTTTATAGTTCGGGACTTTTTAAATACCGCGGTGCAAATTTCTATACGATTTTAAACGCGAACTTTTCTAAAGCCAATCGCTACAAAGACGGTGGCGGCAGGGAATGGAACTACGGCTATGCCAGGCAGGGGCAAAGCGCGGTCGTGGGTTTCGTGCCTAGTGAGCTAAGTGAGTTTAGATTTACGCTAGTGCACGATAATATTGACGACGACAAGCAGCCTCACCATACTGCCGACTCGATAAAGACGCAACGATATATCGGTAAGTTTAACGCCAGGCTAGGTAAAGAGGATTTATCTAATACGTTAAATTTTGAAATAGCATTACGCGACGTGAGCAGAAGAAACGACAATTATCATTTGCGCCGCGCAGACCCTTCTAATATGGTAAAGGTAGAAGTAGATAGAAAGATTATAGATACGGAGCTAAAATACGATGTTGATTTTTCAAACTGGCACAATGTGGTCGGTACAGGATATCAGCACGATAATCATGAGGGCAAAAGATATCGTAAAATAGGCAATGATTGGGTTTTAAACGGCTTTAGGTTTGCAGACGTAACGAATAAAAAAACGAGAGTTTTTGATACGCTAAGCTATAAATTTACTGACGCGCACAAGCTCAGTCTAGCTCTAAACTACGACTGGATGAAGTCGAATTTAAATGATTTAAATACGGTTTATAACGGAGCAAGCGCGATAAATACCGTCGCTAAGCTTATTAAACAAATTTACGGCAAAGACTTTGACGGCAACATAAAACAGAATGGCTTAAGCGCTAGCCTAAAATACGACTTCACGCCCAATAAGCAAGATAATTACTATGTGGCTATAGAAAGTCTTTATCGTATGCCGAGCAATATGGAACGCTTTAGCAGTCTCTATGGGCCGACTACTAGAGGCTGGATCAGCAATCCGTTTATTAAGCCCGAGCGCCACAACCGCGTAAATTTGGGCTTTACCTATAAGAGCGAATTTTATAAAGAATACATGAGCTCGCGTCAGGGCGAGGATAGCTTTAGTCTGGGCGGATACTTTATCGCAGACGACGCGCAGGATCTAGTTATCTACGATCGTCGCCACTCGGCCGCTGCCGCGCCGATGAATAAAAACGCCGTCATCACGCGCAACGTTGATGCTAGGATTTACAGCGTAAATTTGCGCGGGGAGTATAATTTCGCGCGAAATTTCGGGCTAAAAACTTCGTTATTTTACAACTACGGACAAAATAAAACCGACGACAGACCGCTCTATCAGATCCGCCCGTTTGAGGCAAATTTGGCCTTTGATTACAAGGACTACGCGAGCTTTGGCAGCTACAATATCGGCACGGCGGTGCGCTACGTAGCAAAGCAAAATAGAGGAGATTTCGATAAAGCCACCGGCTTTGGCATCGACAAGCGTGAAGCGGCTAAGAGCTTTACGACGATGGACGTTTACGGCGGATTTGAGTTTAAAAACAGCTGGGGCGTGAGGCTTGGCGTGACGAATATCTTTGATAAAGATTACGCCGAGTTTATCAGCGGCGAGCACGTAGGAGCGCTAGATCCTGATCCTGTGGTGCGCGCGCCGGGGAGGGCGGTGTTTGTCAGCTTCCACTCTAGTTTTTAAAGACAACTATCTGTATAGCAAGGAGATACAATATGAATAGACGAGGTTTTTTAGGATTTGGCGCGGCGATTGGTGCTACAGCTCTTGCACCGAGCCTTTTTGCGAAGGAAAATTTCACGATGTGGGGCGCGCCGGCAATCCCTAGCGTTATAATGGCCGTAGCAAGCCTACAAGGCGAGCTAGCAAAGACTCATGACGTGAGGTTACGCATTTGGAATAGTACGGATCAACTCCGAGCAGGCGTAGCTAATGGGGAAATAAAAATCACTATGGCGCCATCAAACGTGGGAGCAAACATGCGAAATCACGGCTTAAATTTAGCTATGCTAAATTTGCTTAGCCTTGGTACGATACAAGCCATGGTAAAAGATGAGAATATAAAAACTTTTGAAGATTTTATCGGCAAAAAATTAATAATTCCTTTTAAGGGTGATATGCCTGATTTGGTTCTACGAGCGCTTTGTAAAAAACGAGGAATAGATATTTCCAAAATAGACATTACGTATACGCAGACACCGCCGGAAGCTGCAGGATTATTTTTGCAAAAAGATTATGATATTTTAATCGCCCCTCAACCTCTTCCGGCAGCAACCATACTGCGCGGGAAGAAAATGGGGATAGCGGTACATTACGGAGTAGATATTCCTAAGGTCTGGGGAGAAAGCTTTAATACCAAGCCGTACATTCCGATGGCGGGCATTATAGTCGACGTAGATTTTTATAAAGCAAATTTGCCTCTATTTGATACGCTTCATAGCGACTTAACTAACGCTCTATCTTGGATTAAAGATAATAAGCAAAGCGCTGCCAAAA is a genomic window of Campylobacter concisus containing:
- a CDS encoding TniQ family protein; the protein is MIHPKPQDDELLSSWLVRVALANDAAATSFTNMHFREYARNIIWQRDLDIWCPQDLMKRLSEKSHLSKEQILDMTLKSYEGKLQEHINGRTRTRFVQPLGNYCHIKRNGGLRFCPKCLKEDIVPYFRKTWRLSFYTACIKHDCFLHSRCPTCGSPLVIYKHYNERDFTFCYKCGTDLKTAPAHTINKLSYGLKAVECLLQILSEGYGIKFGKKVASIDFFHFLKQINKMIYLWRKTDGVFEHEILGDVIKFNTTTKNKCYEDFITIEEQYLLYSGSCFLIQSDSNFKDFIQNNHILQCHIYKDFR
- a CDS encoding TonB-dependent receptor domain-containing protein; this encodes MRLAISLTAATMVLFANGANPDVIKPIKDFTPPPPYTPNIAQSAFPENQFNRVPRDDYFFVTDLLDNSMDKFHVAGGFYGRTFYSSGLFKYRGANFYTILNANFSKANRYKDGGGREWNYGYARQGQSAVVGFVPSELSEFRFTLVHDNIDDDKQPHHTADSIKTQRYIGKFNARLGKEDLSNTLNFEIALRDVSRRNDNYHLRRADPSNMVKVEVDRKIIDTELKYDVDFSNWHNVVGTGYQHDNHEGKRYRKIGNDWVLNGFRFADVTNKKTRVFDTLSYKFTDAHKLSLALNYDWMKSNLNDLNTVYNGASAINTVAKLIKQIYGKDFDGNIKQNGLSASLKYDFTPNKQDNYYVAIESLYRMPSNMERFSSLYGPTTRGWISNPFIKPERHNRVNLGFTYKSEFYKEYMSSRQGEDSFSLGGYFIADDAQDLVIYDRRHSAAAAPMNKNAVITRNVDARIYSVNLRGEYNFARNFGLKTSLFYNYGQNKTDDRPLYQIRPFEANLAFDYKDYASFGSYNIGTAVRYVAKQNRGDFDKATGFGIDKREAAKSFTTMDVYGGFEFKNSWGVRLGVTNIFDKDYAEFISGEHVGALDPDPVVRAPGRAVFVSFHSSF
- a CDS encoding ABC transporter substrate-binding protein, whose product is MNRRGFLGFGAAIGATALAPSLFAKENFTMWGAPAIPSVIMAVASLQGELAKTHDVRLRIWNSTDQLRAGVANGEIKITMAPSNVGANMRNHGLNLAMLNLLSLGTIQAMVKDENIKTFEDFIGKKLIIPFKGDMPDLVLRALCKKRGIDISKIDITYTQTPPEAAGLFLQKDYDILIAPQPLPAATILRGKKMGIAVHYGVDIPKVWGESFNTKPYIPMAGIIVDVDFYKANLPLFDTLHSDLTNALSWIKDNKQSAAKIGAEYLPVPEPALVNAFDRANLTVTKARDMQDEIMSFFETIFEFNPKLLGGKMPDKSLFL